The Longimicrobium sp. genome contains a region encoding:
- a CDS encoding NAD(P)H-dependent glycerol-3-phosphate dehydrogenase, whose product GLAGMGDLILTCTGGLSRNRHVGMKLGEGQTLKAILADMKMVAEGVETSRAAHDLALREGIEMPIVTEVYRVMFEDKPARDAVRALMVREPKPEQWQ is encoded by the coding sequence CTGGGCTCGCCGGGATGGGCGACCTGATCCTGACGTGCACGGGCGGGCTCAGCCGCAATCGCCACGTGGGCATGAAGCTCGGCGAGGGGCAGACGCTGAAGGCGATCCTGGCCGACATGAAGATGGTCGCCGAGGGCGTCGAGACGTCGCGCGCCGCGCACGATCTCGCGCTGCGCGAGGGCATCGAGATGCCGATCGTCACGGAGGTCTACCGCGTCATGTTCGAGGACAAGCCGGCCCGCGACGCGGTGCGCGCGCTCATGGTGCGCGAGCCGAAGCCGGAGCAGTGGCAATGA